CTCCTCCTACATATCGTGTTCCAAATTGATATTGTGTCGCAGCCCCTCCGGCTATCATTGGAATTCTGCAATTAACTTACGTATTTGGATATCCATACATCCTGTCTTCCAAACGAACTTTAGCATAAATACAATCGTCTCTAAGCTCACCAAAAGGATTTATGAAGTTCTTTTTTAATATAGCTTCGAGATGGAATCCACATCGTTCAGCAACCATACGGCTTGCAGTATTTTTCGTATCACAGAGTATCTCGATGCGATTAGCATCAAAGTAATTGAATGCATATTCAGTCAATCCATTTACTGCTTCGGTCATATAGCCGTGTCCAGATGCAGAATTCCTTATCCAGTAACCGATTTCGAATTTACGCACATTCCAATCTATTCTGACTAGACCACAGGTTCCAATAAATACTCCAGAGGCTTTTTCCAGCATGTAAAATATGAAACCTTCACGAAGTAAGAAATTCGCACGATTTTTACGAACGTTTGCTTCAGTTTCTTCGATTTCTGGAATGTGGTCAGCCCAATTCAACCACTCATTTAATGTCTTAAATGACTCCCTGATTGCCTCGTTAATTATAACTCCATCACCAAATAAAGGAGCACGTAATAAGAGACGCTCCGTTTCAAACTGCT
This portion of the Cohnella abietis genome encodes:
- a CDS encoding GNAT family N-acetyltransferase; translation: MKPILLDIPEQFETERLLLRAPLFGDGVIINEAIRESFKTLNEWLNWADHIPEIEETEANVRKNRANFLLREGFIFYMLEKASGVFIGTCGLVRIDWNVRKFEIGYWIRNSASGHGYMTEAVNGLTEYAFNYFDANRIEILCDTKNTASRMVAERCGFHLEAILKKNFINPFGELRDDCIYAKVRLEDRMYGYPNT